CTGGTCGTGCGCGGCTCAAGCCTCAGGAAGGCGTCCACTCAGCCTGCCACGCGCTCGAAGAGGGAACAGGCTTCGAAGAGAGCACATGCAAAGAAAAGCTAAATATTAATCGATAACTGTATCGTTTGACATTGATTTGCATGCACGGCTATCCTCGCAGGACGAGGAGTCGCGCAGTAAGATTTGCGCGCTCTGGCGTCGCTTATTGCAATCAGGATCGGAGGAGCATTGATGCAGCGGAGAGATTTCTGCAAATTGATGGCGGCCATGGCGGCTTCGTCAGCATTGCCTTTGAGGGGGCAAACAGCAGGGAATGCGTTGGCCAACGCACCGGCTGGCTTTGATGCGCTCACGATGGATTACGCGCAATTCTGCGCCACGCCGGCTGATGAGCGGGTGTTCTACGCACTCGTCAATGGTCAGATCGTCAAGCAGAGACTCGATAACGCCAATTGGACGCCCACTGCCTGGGGCAAGCCGCCCGCGTTGCCGGTTCCTGGTGGTTCCTGGGACGGCGTGCCGATGCGCTCGCCCATTCCGAACCTTGCGGGCACCGGCAAGTTCAAGCCCACATGGGATTCGCTGCTGCAGTACGAAGCTCCCGAGTGGTATCGCGATGCAAAGTTCGGTATCTGGGCGCACTGGAGCCCGCAATGCGTGCCCGAGGACGGCGACTGGTATGCCCGCAACATGTACATACAGGGCCAGCCCCAATACAAGTTCCAGCAGGAGCATTACGGGCCGCCTTCCACCTTCGGCTACAAAGATCTCTGCGCGCAATGGACGCTGCTCAACTGGGACCCGGATGCGCTGATCGAGCGCTATCAGCGCGCCGGTGCGCGATTCTTTATCACGCTGGCCAATCATCACGACAGCTTTGATACGTGGAACTCAAAGCACCAGCCATGGAACGCAACTGCCATTGGCCCCCACAGGGATGTGGTGGGTACCTGGGCCACGGCCGCGCGCAAGCGGGGCATGCGCCTGGGGGTCACAGTGCATCAGGCGCGTAACTGGTGGTGGTTCCAGCCCTCGCACGGCGCGGACAAAACCGGTCCGCTGGCCGGCGTGCCTTATGACGGCGATTTGACGATGGCTCAGGGCAAAGGCCAGTGGTGGGAGGGGCTTGATCCTCACCGTCTTTACAACGTGAAGCATCCTCACGATGCATTGCCCGATATCTCCTACGTCAAGAATTTCTATGACCGCACGCGCGACCTGATCGATCAGCACAACCCTGATCTGCTTTATTTTGACAATCCGCGTGTGCCGCTGGGCTGGGCCGGTATGAATCTGGCGGCTTACTTTTACAACCACAATATGGCGACCCATGGCGGCAAGCTTGAAGCAGTGCTGAACGGCAAGCTGATGCCGCCAAAGATTGCCGGCGCGCTGGTGGCCGATTATGAACGCGGCTTTTCGAGCGAGATTCTGCCCCATGCGTGGCAGTCAGAAACCTGCATTGGCGAATGGCACTATCAGCGCAAGCTGTATGAGCAGCCGGGCGAGTACGGCGGCTACATGCATCCGCGCGATGTGATTCACTGGCTCATCGATACCGTCAGCAAGAACGGCACCTTCATCCTGAATATTCCGGGCAAGCCCGACGGC
The DNA window shown above is from Acidobacterium capsulatum ATCC 51196 and carries:
- a CDS encoding alpha-L-fucosidase, with protein sequence MANAPAGFDALTMDYAQFCATPADERVFYALVNGQIVKQRLDNANWTPTAWGKPPALPVPGGSWDGVPMRSPIPNLAGTGKFKPTWDSLLQYEAPEWYRDAKFGIWAHWSPQCVPEDGDWYARNMYIQGQPQYKFQQEHYGPPSTFGYKDLCAQWTLLNWDPDALIERYQRAGARFFITLANHHDSFDTWNSKHQPWNATAIGPHRDVVGTWATAARKRGMRLGVTVHQARNWWWFQPSHGADKTGPLAGVPYDGDLTMAQGKGQWWEGLDPHRLYNVKHPHDALPDISYVKNFYDRTRDLIDQHNPDLLYFDNPRVPLGWAGMNLAAYFYNHNMATHGGKLEAVLNGKLMPPKIAGALVADYERGFSSEILPHAWQSETCIGEWHYQRKLYEQPGEYGGYMHPRDVIHWLIDTVSKNGTFILNIPGKPDGTIDSKEIAVLDKITTWMQINGDAIYATRPWKIYGEGPDSVKSGAFQGNSIRKLNAQDIRFTRNKQNTEIYALTMGWPENAMLIKSMGTAASTNPGRIEHVQLLGTGERLKWKQRADGLHIELPKSYHPPVDFAAALKVSLA